The following DNA comes from Rhizobium lusitanum.
TCTCCGACATGCGCCGTTGTCTGGAAGACCAGCATTATATCGTCTCGACCGTCACCGACGGCGAGGAGGCGTGGTATCGCGGCGATGTGGAGCATTTTGACCTGGTCATCCTCGATCTCGGCCTTCCGAAACTCGACGGCTTGACGGTGTTGCGGCGCTGGCGTGCTGGACGGCGCGGCATGCCGGTGATCATATTGACCGCCCGCGACGGTTGGCGCGACAAGGTGGACGGCATGGATGCCGGGGCGGACGATTACCTCACCAAGCCCTTTCGGATGGAAGAGCTTCTGGCGCGCGTGCGCGCCCTGATGCGCAGGGCGGCGGGGCAGTCTTCGCCCATTCTGTCAAACGGCGTATTGGAGCTCGATACCCG
Coding sequences within:
- a CDS encoding response regulator transcription factor, with amino-acid sequence MRILIAEDEPTIVSDMRRCLEDQHYIVSTVTDGEEAWYRGDVEHFDLVILDLGLPKLDGLTVLRRWRAGRRGMPVIILTARDGWRDKVDGMDAGADDYLTKPFRMEELLARVRALMRRAAGQSSPILSNGVLELDTRQRTVSFRGQPVQVTALEYRLLAYLLHNAGTVLSRSQIADSIYDEETELLSNALEVVVARLRRKFDGTVIETRRGQGYVIPGEVPPV